In one Pseudarthrobacter oxydans genomic region, the following are encoded:
- a CDS encoding methylenetetrahydrofolate reductase, with translation MSPPSLIETHPNLSDAAPVALSYELFPPRSPAAAETLWTTIRELETTAPDYVSVTYGASGSNRDTAVELINRLLLETTLRPLAHLTCVGNTPQELAGIIGELLDTGVRGILALRGDLPRDGGEPAEGSLRYAQDLIELIRRVEQRRSALLCAGKIAVGVAAYPTRHPESPSEAHDVEVLLAKQRSGADFAITQVFFHTEQYADLLTRARRAGVTIPIIPGVMPLTSLRRLKRLGELTGVEPAPELLERMAAADSDAERMRIGVSATVDLANAALEAGAPGIHLYTFNEHQSALDVLDKLALPRRTRSSRREAVAGQLAS, from the coding sequence ATGTCGCCACCAAGCCTTATTGAGACGCACCCGAATCTTTCCGACGCCGCTCCGGTGGCGCTTTCCTACGAGCTGTTCCCGCCACGATCGCCGGCAGCCGCGGAAACGCTCTGGACCACCATCAGGGAACTGGAAACCACCGCACCGGACTACGTTTCCGTCACCTACGGTGCCAGCGGCTCCAACCGGGATACCGCCGTCGAGCTCATCAACCGCCTCCTCCTGGAAACCACGCTCCGGCCCCTGGCCCACCTGACCTGCGTGGGCAACACGCCCCAGGAACTTGCGGGAATCATCGGCGAACTGCTGGATACCGGCGTGCGCGGCATCCTTGCCCTCCGCGGCGACCTGCCCAGGGACGGCGGCGAACCGGCCGAAGGGTCGCTGCGCTATGCGCAGGACCTGATCGAACTGATCCGCCGGGTTGAACAGCGCCGGTCCGCCCTGCTCTGCGCCGGGAAGATCGCCGTCGGCGTCGCTGCCTACCCCACCCGGCACCCGGAGTCACCGAGCGAAGCGCACGACGTCGAGGTGCTGCTCGCCAAGCAGCGGTCCGGAGCGGACTTCGCCATCACGCAGGTCTTCTTCCACACGGAGCAGTATGCCGACCTCCTGACGAGGGCACGCCGGGCCGGCGTCACCATCCCGATCATCCCCGGTGTCATGCCGCTCACCAGCCTCCGGCGCCTGAAGCGGCTCGGCGAGCTGACAGGCGTGGAGCCGGCTCCCGAACTGCTGGAACGCATGGCCGCGGCGGACAGCGACGCGGAACGCATGCGGATCGGCGTCAGCGCCACCGTGGACCTTGCCAACGCAGCACTGGAAGCCGGAGCGCCGGGCATCCACCTCTACACCTTCAACGAACACCAAAGTGCCCTGGACGTGCTGGACAAGCTGGCCCTCCCGCGGCGCACCCGCTCCAGCCGCCGCGAAGCCGTGGCCGGCCAGCTCGCCAGCTGA
- a CDS encoding vWA domain-containing protein: MTLQPILPWWLLLPVMVAALGFLGWRLYRGAGTAVRTAAERSAGANVRAWMPRSALVLLLLGAALRPGLPGGTAQAATADLNVFFVVDTTTSMVAEDYGNAGPRMEGVRQDIAAIAEELPGARFSVITFDIKAHVLMPLTTDTLALETIISVLEPQVTAYAKGSSITAARKVLAERLTAARQSHPEQPRLVYYLGDGEHTSPKEPEALDLADGLVAGGAVLGYGTPGGGRMRENTGRESAGQEHHGGSTEGEDAPYVQDSTAGAGGEAQPRDALSRIDEPRLRELAGQLGVPYVHRSSGDPVAPMMQDARPAVPESGGTLERPGSDGSLAGRTELYWILAAGAFVLGLAEAIVIIRRLREVRALVPASAGRRSQDGKAEDR; the protein is encoded by the coding sequence ATGACCCTGCAACCGATCCTTCCCTGGTGGCTGCTGCTTCCCGTCATGGTGGCGGCCCTCGGGTTCCTGGGATGGCGGCTTTACCGGGGAGCGGGGACTGCTGTGCGGACGGCTGCGGAGCGAAGTGCGGGAGCCAACGTCCGCGCCTGGATGCCCCGAAGCGCACTGGTGCTGCTCCTCCTCGGCGCGGCGCTGCGCCCCGGACTGCCGGGCGGCACGGCCCAGGCAGCCACCGCCGACCTCAACGTGTTTTTTGTGGTGGACACCACCACCAGCATGGTCGCGGAGGACTACGGCAACGCCGGACCCAGGATGGAGGGAGTGCGGCAGGACATCGCGGCCATCGCCGAGGAACTGCCCGGCGCCCGCTTTTCCGTCATCACCTTCGACATCAAAGCCCATGTCCTGATGCCGCTGACCACCGATACCCTGGCGCTGGAAACCATCATCTCTGTGCTGGAGCCGCAGGTCACGGCCTATGCCAAAGGAAGCAGCATCACCGCAGCCCGGAAGGTGCTGGCCGAACGCCTCACCGCGGCCCGGCAGAGCCACCCTGAGCAGCCCCGGCTCGTCTACTACCTTGGCGATGGCGAGCACACCAGCCCGAAGGAACCGGAAGCCCTGGACCTGGCGGATGGCCTGGTGGCCGGGGGAGCAGTGCTGGGCTACGGCACACCGGGCGGCGGAAGGATGCGCGAAAACACCGGGCGGGAAAGCGCCGGGCAGGAGCACCACGGAGGTTCCACGGAAGGCGAGGACGCCCCCTATGTCCAGGACAGCACCGCCGGTGCCGGCGGGGAGGCGCAGCCTCGGGATGCACTGTCCAGGATTGATGAGCCCCGGCTGCGGGAGCTCGCAGGGCAGCTGGGCGTTCCCTATGTCCACCGGTCGTCCGGCGACCCCGTTGCGCCGATGATGCAGGATGCCCGCCCTGCGGTGCCCGAATCCGGGGGCACGCTCGAACGCCCGGGCAGTGACGGATCCCTGGCGGGGCGGACCGAGCTGTACTGGATCCTCGCGGCCGGTGCCTTCGTGCTGGGGTTGGCGGAGGCCATCGTGATTATTCGCCGGCTCCGTGAAGTGCGGGCCCTTGTCCCGGCCTCGGCCGGCCGGCGATCCCAGGATGGAAAGGCGGAGGACAGGTGA